A window from Limanda limanda chromosome 14, fLimLim1.1, whole genome shotgun sequence encodes these proteins:
- the tmprss15 gene encoding enteropeptidase: MKQRLSSLEFGLTVLSFLLLICCVGLMVVSWISLGSEGAVEPVVLSGRMVITQGADFSEQLTNCSSPAFKSLAFDVQQLVSEAFGLTELRRLYKSCQVLNFSQGSVVVTVDLWFYNMIDAKEAEQQLGAGLTEAENRGLVIDRSSIHITEKGELTTETPTTETPTSITPTTAMCPPHQKHCADRTTCVLINRFCDGVNDCPDASDEDAARCATMCDGQFELRGPTGSFSSSNLSKTTFCRWIIRVDRGFSIQINFQQTQQNVNNLKIYEGVGPKKLLTAELSGSAPPRTVWLLTDQSTVEFIADDVTNLSGFNATYSATNLFSLSDQQKVTCTFEQGVCFWRQRQDDDDGDWTLANGSTFPPLTGPSFDHTLGDGSGFYIVTPWSPGQWLKSFRIHSLPLTASTQPMCLSFWYHMFGDDVHRLRVLLLRSNPAVTVVFQRDGNYGDSWNYGQVTLNLTTEGTVEFEALKKGGMRNDIGLDDITLTANPCGPNPPEPTNVPPATTPTPIPADCGGPFHLWEPNATFSSPNYPQSYGNKAHCLWTLHTLEGQNIQLHFLDFDIEATYDVVEVRDGAGSNSTLLAVLTGIDGPTHDLFSTTNQMTVWLFTDASGHGRGFSANFTSGVNLGSPAPCAAGHFQCQTGSCIHGVRQCDAVVDCPDASDEADCVVLQVNGSNRLQFQLISTLFTVCSKTWTHHLSHFTCRYLGYRSGEASLFTALPEDSPFMIITVTSNGTMETTISETCPSEEVISLNCDNQPCGVRRVTDTTKETDQSEERNPGQAVGRVVGGANAVKGSWPWIASLQWKGRHVCGASVIGSDWLLTAAHCVYGKNIHLQSWTAVLGLHSQSNMNPAEVQTRRVDLIVINRNYNRQSKQADIALMHLEQQIDFTQSIQPLCLPAEGQKVKPGKQCFIAGWGRDAEQGSLPDVLQEAKVPLVVQDQCQRQLPEYNITSSMLCAGFPEGGVDSCQGDSGGPLICLEDGHWTLIGVTSFGIGCGRPQRPGVYARVSAFSSWIARTRRSYLSLT, from the exons ATGAAGCAGCGTCTGTCCTCTCTGGAGTTTGGTCTCACCgtcctttctttccttcttctgATCTGCTGTGTCGGACTGATGGTGGTTTCATGGATCAGCCTCGGCTCTGAAg GAGCCGTTGAGCCCGTGGTGCTGAGTGGTCGCATGGTGATCACACAGGGCGCTGACTTCTCTGAGCAGCTGACCAACTGCAGCAGTCCCGCCTTCAAATCTCTGGCCTTCGATGTTCAACAGCTG GTGTCCGAGGCGTTCGGCCTCACTGAGCTCAGGCGACTCTACAAGTCCTGTCAGGTGTTAAACTTCAG TCAGGGAAGCGTGGTCGTGACCGTTGACCTCTGGTTTTATAATATGATCGACGCGAAGGAGGCGGAGCAGCAACTGGGGGCGGGGCTTACAGAGGCAGAGAACAGAGGATTGGTGATTGACAGGAGCAGCATCCATATCACAG AGAAAGGAGAACTGACGACGGAGACGCCGACTACGGAGACGCCGACGAGCATCACACCTACAACAG CGATGTGTCCTCCTCATCAGAAACACTGCGCTGATCGAACGACGTGTGTTCTGATCAATCGTTTCTGTGACGGAGTCAACGACTGTCCGGACGCCTCCGATGAAGACGCCGCTCGCTGTG CAACAATGTGTGACGGACAGTTTGAGTTGAGAGGACCGACAGGTTCCTTCAGCTCGTCCAACCTTTCTAAAACGACTTTTTGTCGCTGGATCATCAG AGTCGATCGAGGTTTTTCGATTCAGATAAATTTtcagcaaacacaacaaaacgtCAACAACCTGAAGATTTATGAAGGAGTCGGACCAAAGAAACTGCTGACAG CTGAGCTCTCGGGCTCCGCCCCTCCTAGGACGGTGTGGCTGCTGACGGACCAATCAACTGTGGAGTTTATCGCTGATGATGTCACCAACCTGTCAGGATTCAACGCCACCTACAGCGCCACCAACTTGTTCAGCCTCTCTG aTCAACAGAAAGTGACCTGCACCTTCGAGCAAGGCGTCTGTTTCTGGCGGCAGCGGCAGGACGATGACGATGGAGACTGGACTCTAGCTAACGGCTCCACGTTCCCTCCGCTGACCGGCCCGAGTTTCGACCACACGCTGGGGGACGGCTCTG GTTTCTACATCGTCACACCTTGGAGTCCCGGCCAATGGCTGAAGAGCTTCAGGATCCACAGCCTCCCTCTGACTGCGTCCACGCAGCCCATGTGTCTGAGCTTCTG GTACCACATGTTCGGAGACGATGTCCACCGGCTGCGAGTTCTGCTGCTGCGATCGAACCCTGCCGTTACCGTGGTGTTCCAGAGAGATGGTAACTATGGCGACAGCTGGAACTACGGCCAGGTCACCCTCAACCTGACGACGGAGGGCACG gtGGAGTTTGAGGCCCTGAAgaaaggagggatgaggaaTGACATCGGCCTGGATGACATCACTCTGACCGCTAATCCCTGTGGCCCCAACCCGCCTGAACCCACTAACGTCCCCCCAGcgaccacccccacccccataCCAG CTGACTGTGGAGGGCCCTTTCACCTCTGGGAGCCAAACGCCACCTTCAGCTCGCCAAACTACCCACAATCCTACGGGAACAAGGCTCATT GTCTGTGGACTCTCCACACGCTGGAGGGTCAAAACAttcagctccacttcctggACTTTGACATTGAAGCAACCTATGACGTGGTAGAGGTGCGGGACGGGGCGGGATCTAACTCCACCTTACTGG CTGTCCTCACTGGGATCGATGGCCCCACCCATGACTTGTTCTCAACAACCAATCAGATGACAGTGTGGTTGTTTACAGACGCCTCAGGTCACGGCCGAGGATTCAGCGCCAACTTCACCTCTGGGGTCAACCTGGGGTCACCAG CTCCGTGTGCAGCCGGTCACTTCCAGTGTCAGACAGGAAGTTGTATCCATGGCGTGCGCCAGTGTGACGCTGTGGTCGATTGTCCCGACGCGTCTGATGAAGCAGACTGTG ttgtgTTACAGGTGAACGGGTCAAATCGTCTCCAGTTTCAACTCATTTCCACTTTGTTTACTGTCTGCTCTAAAACCTGGACCCATCACCTGTCTCACTTCACCTGTCGATATCTGGGCTACAG GTCCGGGGAAGCGTCTCTGTTTACAGCTTTGCCAGAAGATTCACCATTTATGATCATCACAGTCACCAGCAACGGAACCATGGAAACCACAATCAG tgaaacCTGCCCCAGTGAGGAAGTGATTTCATTAAACTGTGACAACCAAC CTTGTGGAGTTCGTCGAGTAACTGACACAACGAAGGAGACGGACCAATCAGAAGAGAGAAACCCGGGTCAAG CTGTGGGCCGGGTAGTGGGAGGAGCAAATGCAGTGAAAGGGTCGTGGCCGTGGATTGCGTCTCTTCAGTGGAAAGGACGTCACGTGTGTGGAGCCTCTGTGATTGGCAGTGAttggctgctcactgctgctCATTGTGTCTATGG GAAAAACATCCACCTCCAGTCCTGGACTGCTGTCCTCGGGCTCCACTCCCAAAGCAACATGAACCCTGCGGAGGTTCAGACCCGACGAGTCGATCTCATCGTCATCAACAGAAACTACAACAGGCAAAGCAAACAGGCCGACATCGCCTTGATGCATCTGGAGCAGCAGATCGACTTCACCC AGTCGATCCAGCCCCTCTGTTTACCTGCtgaaggtcaaaaggtcaaaccAGGAAAACAATGTTTCATCGCTGGATGGGGACGAGACGCCGAGCAGG GTTCTCTTCCGGATGTTCTCCAGGAGGCgaaggttcctctggtggttcaGGATCAGTGTCAGCGTCAGTTACCTGAGTACAACATCACCTCCAGCATGCTGTGTGCTGGGTTCCCTGAGGGTGGAGTCGACTCCTGTCAG GGTGACTCTGGTGGTCCACTCATTTGTCTGGAAGATGGACACTGGACTCTGATTG GTGTGACCTCATTTGGGATTGGCTGTGGACGACCTCAGAGACCTGGAGTCTATGCCCGAGTCTCCGCCTTCAGCTCCTGGATCGCCCGGACCAGACGCTCCTATCTCTCCCTGACATGA